The stretch of DNA GCATCGCAAAAGCTATCAAGAACGGTAACTTGTGGAGCCGTAAAAGTCTGTTTGGATATGCTCGTAAAATGTTTGTATTTGGTGTGATTATCTTAGCCAATATGATTGATCAAATACTGGGGATGGGGGGAGCAATCACTTATTCGGCTGTCATTTTTTATATCGCAAATGAGGGATCGTCAATCCTGGAGAATTTAGCGCAGCTGGATGTTTTGGTACCGACAAACCTGGCAGAAAAACTGAAGGTTATTGAAGCGAGTCTGATAAATTTCTTCCGGCTTGCAGTAACAAATTGGCGAAGAACTCATTGGGACGAAAGTGAATGCTGAATAAAAAGAAGGTGAGAAGTGATGGTTGGAATTAATATCAGACATCGAACATTACCGGCCGATAAAGTGAAACTGAAATCTCCTTTTATAATGGAACCTGAACATATCACCATCCATAACACCTGGAATGATGCAACGGCCGAAAACGAATCAAAGTTCATGAGTAATAACAATACCGCGACATCATTCCATTACGCAGTAGTCCATACAGAAGCCGTTCAAATCATTCCTGAAAATCGAAATGTGTTTGCTGCAGGAGATGGTGCGAACGGTCCTGGTAATCGAAAGTCTATCCACATTGAAATCTGTTTTCGAAAAGTGGAGATTCACGATACAAACAAGCTGAAATCAATGCTATTAAATTAGTTGTATTAATCTTATAACGTCGCGGTTGGGGTATGGAACGAGTATGATACCACAATGATTGGTCAGGTAAAAACTGCCCACACCGGGTTTTAGATGAAGGTCGTGGCGTTTCGTTTAGAAATGAAATTGAAAAGGCATTATTTGAAGCGTTGGAGCCTGTAGTCAAAGGTACCGCGACAATTGAAAAAGAGGAGGGAATTCCATTGAGTGATCTATTAAAATTGACTACTAACGAATGCATTACTGCGCGTGTTGAATAGATTCGAAGAAAAGGATCCGGCACTTGGTACGGTGTGGCGAGAAAAGCTTGTAAATGGAACGTTTACGAAGGAAGACTCCCATGAAGTGTTGTGGGAAGCGATTGATCGTGGATACATTACTGGCAAGATAGAAAACTTTCGAGAACACTCTTATGAGTGGTCTTTTTTGTCTAAATTTGTCGAAAGGCTTCATTATTTGTAAATCATTGCTATATTAAAAAAGTCTGAATTAAAAAGTTTAAAGGGGATAAAGATATGAGACTTAGAGAAAAGGTGAAATTACTTCAAGACAATGTGTACTTTTTAAATGTAAATCATGTTATTACAAATAACAGATATGAAATAACCGACTTTACAAAATTGTATAAATCAATAAAGAATATAGAG from Paenisporosarcina sp. FSL H8-0542 encodes:
- a CDS encoding phage holin family protein, with the protein product MFIDILTGIAKAIKNGNLWSRKSLFGYARKMFVFGVIILANMIDQILGMGGAITYSAVIFYIANEGSSILENLAQLDVLVPTNLAEKLKVIEASLINFFRLAVTNWRRTHWDESEC
- a CDS encoding N-acetylmuramoyl-L-alanine amidase, whose protein sequence is MVGINIRHRTLPADKVKLKSPFIMEPEHITIHNTWNDATAENESKFMSNNNTATSFHYAVVHTEAVQIIPENRNVFAAGDGANGPGNRKSIHIEICFRKVEIHDTNKLKSMLLN